The following proteins are co-located in the Salvelinus fontinalis isolate EN_2023a chromosome 41, ASM2944872v1, whole genome shotgun sequence genome:
- the LOC129840377 gene encoding carboxy-terminal domain RNA polymerase II polypeptide A small phosphatase 1-like encodes MDHQSSIITQVSRDEEANREKGPPPSSSKKPRSRGLFHSLFCCLCHDQAEPPPVNNNAPLLVEENGTVSKVQVRPLLPQAKSKDAGKICVVIDLDETLVHSSFKPVNNADFIIPVEIDGTVHQVYVLKRPHVDEFLKRMGELFECILFTASLAKYADPVSDLLDKWGAFRGRLFRESCVFHRGNYVKDLSRLGRDLNKVIIIDNSPASYVFHPDNAVPVASWFDDMADTELLDLIPFFEGLSKVDDVYTVLRQQRDSS; translated from the exons GTCCCCCACCCTCGTCGTCTAAGAAGCCCAGGAGTCGAGGCCTGTTCCACAGCCTCTTCTGCTGCCTATGTCATGACCAGGCGGAGCCCCCTCCGGTCAACAACAACGCCCCGCTACTGGTGGAGGAGAACGGGACTGTCTCCAAG GTCCAAGTCAGACCGCTGCTGCCTCAGGCCAAGTCAAAAGACGCAGGGAAGATCTGTGTTGTCATAGACCTGGATGAAACACTGGTCCACAGCTCATTCAAG CCGGTGAACAATGCTGATTTTATCATTCCCGTAGAGATCGATGGAACTGTTCATCAG GTATATGTGTTGAAGCGACCTCACGTGGATGAGTTCCTGAAGAGGATGGGAGAGCTGTTTGAATGTATTCTGTTCACAGCTAGCCTGGCTAAG TATGCGGACCCAGTGTCAGACCTGCTGGATAAGTGGGGTGCGTTCCGCGGTCGTCTATTCCGTGAGTCGTGTGTGTTCCACCGGGGGAACTACGTGAAGGACCTGAGTCGTCTGGGCAGGGACCTGAACAAGGTCATCATCATAGACAACTCCCCAGCCTCCTACGTCTTTCACCCAGACAACGCT GTGCCTGTGGCGTCGTGGTTCGATGACATGGCCGACACCGAGCTCCTGGATCTAATCCCCTTCTTCGAAGGGCTCAGTAAAGTGGATGATGTCTACACGGTGCTCAGGCAACAGAGGGACTCCAGCTAG